A DNA window from Mycolicibacter hiberniae contains the following coding sequences:
- a CDS encoding DUF5631 domain-containing protein, protein MAGGALGNLAQLATSGAEAAPAAPAGSSAPLPPAAPPPVTAGSAAVPAGPFAAAPVAPSGPLPGYGADLRPAAAAIPTTPTAPAGPAGPAVQPAPGSAPAPGGPAVAPSGRPSGVGGQSGASVAGGIAAGSTAGAGAGTAARRLAEHQDLQRKVDAVARQAPHLAWAVGLRDDETTVVVATDLAGGWIPPTVLLPQGLTLLDPAQRRRDTGAVDLLGAVIAAVAHHPNTYVGEAGPEDPIPGSGERARFGHHVEELGPTLIDLATTNSRLPRIVQTVARAVARRSGVADNEIELFRQVLTDTEARIKASYPHHAPRDVTDWMLLAAIDALIDGSQELAGYHLAWYQATAVRPGGVTP, encoded by the coding sequence ATGGCAGGCGGTGCGCTGGGCAACCTGGCCCAACTGGCCACTTCAGGCGCCGAGGCCGCCCCTGCGGCCCCGGCCGGGAGCTCTGCCCCGCTACCGCCGGCGGCGCCACCGCCGGTCACAGCCGGCTCGGCCGCCGTACCGGCGGGGCCGTTTGCCGCCGCCCCGGTAGCCCCGTCGGGACCGTTGCCCGGCTACGGCGCGGACCTGCGCCCGGCCGCCGCGGCGATCCCCACCACACCCACCGCGCCTGCGGGACCGGCCGGTCCAGCGGTCCAGCCGGCGCCCGGTAGCGCGCCTGCACCGGGTGGTCCGGCCGTGGCCCCCTCCGGCAGGCCCAGCGGTGTCGGCGGGCAGTCCGGCGCATCGGTGGCCGGCGGGATTGCCGCCGGCAGCACCGCCGGAGCCGGGGCCGGCACCGCCGCTCGGCGCCTGGCCGAGCACCAGGATCTGCAGCGCAAAGTCGACGCCGTGGCCCGCCAGGCTCCGCACCTGGCCTGGGCGGTCGGCCTGCGCGACGACGAGACCACCGTCGTAGTCGCGACCGACCTGGCCGGCGGCTGGATTCCGCCGACCGTCCTACTCCCCCAAGGGTTGACGCTGCTGGATCCCGCCCAGCGCCGCCGCGACACCGGCGCGGTTGATCTGCTGGGTGCCGTGATCGCAGCCGTTGCCCACCACCCGAATACCTACGTCGGCGAGGCGGGACCCGAGGACCCGATTCCCGGAAGCGGGGAGCGTGCTCGCTTCGGCCACCACGTCGAGGAACTCGGCCCCACTCTGATCGATCTCGCGACAACCAACAGCCGCCTGCCCCGGATCGTGCAGACCGTCGCGCGCGCCGTCGCCCGCCGATCCGGGGTCGCGGACAACGAGATCGAGCTGTTTCGGCAGGTCCTGACCGACACCGAGGCGCGCATCAAGGCGTCCTACCCGCACCATGCGCCCCGAGACGTAACCGACTGGATGTTGTTGGCGGCCATCGACGCCCTGATCGACGGGAGTCAAGAACTGGCCGGCTACCACCTGGCCTGGTACCAGGCCACCGCGGTGCGACCGGGAGGGGTAACGCCATGA
- a CDS encoding acyl-CoA carboxylase subunit beta — translation MTNKTTAELLAELREKLELAKEPAGEAAVAKRAKKGIPSARERIHALLDPGTFLEIGALCKTPGDPNALYGDGVVTGHGRINGRPVGVFSHDQTVFQGSVGEMFGRKVAKLMEWVAMVGCPIIGINDSAGARIQDAVTSLAWYAELGRRHEMLRGLVPEISIILGKCAGGAVYSPIQTDLLVAVRDQGYMFITGPDVIKDVTGEDVTFDELGGADVQAQRGNIHKVVDDEAAAFQYVRDYLSFLPANHFDDAPVINPGLEPEITPHDLELDSIVPDADNVAYDMNEILLRIFDDGDVFEIAEQRGRAMITAFARVDGHPVGVIANQPMYMSGAVDTEASDKAASFIRFCDSFNLPLVFVVDTPGAMPGVSEEKNGIIKRGGRFFNAIVEADVPKVTVIIRKAYGGGYAVMGSKQLSADLNFAWPTARIAVIGADGAAQLLVKRFPDPTAPEVQKIKQDFIDGYNENMAIPWTAAERGYIDAVIQPHETRLLLRKSLRLLRDKQNYPKVQRKHGLLPI, via the coding sequence GTGACGAACAAGACCACCGCTGAACTGTTGGCCGAGCTCCGCGAAAAGCTGGAGCTGGCAAAGGAACCTGCGGGTGAGGCAGCTGTCGCCAAGCGTGCGAAGAAGGGAATCCCCAGCGCCCGCGAACGCATTCATGCCCTGCTGGACCCCGGCACCTTTTTGGAGATCGGTGCGCTGTGCAAGACCCCCGGTGACCCGAACGCGCTCTATGGCGACGGCGTGGTCACTGGCCACGGCCGGATCAACGGCCGACCCGTCGGGGTGTTCAGCCACGACCAGACCGTGTTCCAGGGCTCGGTCGGGGAGATGTTCGGCCGCAAGGTGGCCAAGCTGATGGAGTGGGTGGCCATGGTCGGCTGCCCGATCATCGGCATCAACGACTCCGCGGGCGCGCGCATCCAGGACGCGGTGACGTCGCTGGCGTGGTACGCCGAGCTGGGACGGCGCCACGAGATGCTGCGCGGCCTGGTCCCGGAGATCTCCATCATCTTGGGTAAATGTGCTGGGGGAGCGGTCTATTCGCCGATCCAGACCGACCTGCTGGTGGCTGTGCGCGACCAGGGCTACATGTTCATCACCGGGCCCGACGTGATCAAGGACGTCACCGGCGAGGACGTGACCTTCGACGAACTCGGCGGCGCCGACGTCCAGGCGCAGCGCGGCAACATTCACAAGGTGGTCGACGACGAAGCCGCGGCGTTCCAGTACGTGCGCGACTACCTGTCGTTCCTGCCGGCCAACCACTTCGACGACGCGCCGGTCATCAACCCGGGCCTCGAGCCCGAAATCACCCCGCACGACCTGGAATTGGACTCCATCGTTCCGGACGCGGACAACGTCGCCTACGACATGAACGAGATCCTGTTGCGGATCTTCGACGACGGCGACGTCTTCGAGATCGCCGAGCAGCGCGGGCGCGCGATGATCACCGCTTTCGCCCGCGTCGACGGGCATCCGGTCGGGGTGATCGCCAACCAGCCGATGTACATGTCCGGGGCCGTCGACACCGAGGCCTCCGACAAGGCGGCCAGCTTCATTCGTTTCTGCGACTCCTTCAATCTCCCACTGGTTTTCGTCGTCGATACTCCCGGTGCGATGCCCGGGGTGTCGGAGGAGAAGAACGGGATCATCAAGCGTGGGGGCAGGTTCTTCAACGCGATCGTCGAGGCCGACGTGCCCAAGGTGACGGTGATCATCCGCAAGGCCTACGGCGGCGGTTACGCGGTCATGGGCTCCAAGCAGCTGTCGGCCGATCTGAACTTCGCCTGGCCGACGGCCCGCATCGCCGTCATCGGCGCCGACGGCGCGGCCCAGCTGCTGGTCAAGCGCTTCCCGGATCCGACCGCGCCCGAGGTGCAGAAGATCAAGCAGGACTTCATCGACGGTTACAACGAGAACATGGCGATTCCGTGGACCGCAGCCGAACGTGGCTACATCGACGCCGTGATTCAGCCGCACGAGACGCGGTTGTTGCTGCGGAAGTCGCTCCGCCTGCTGCGCGACAAGCAGAACTACCCCAAGGTGCAGCGCAAGCACGGCCTGCTGCCCATCTAG
- the pks13 gene encoding polyketide synthase Pks13 (Pks13 is a key enzyme in mycolic acid biosynthesis.): MTGDGDDAILRGTSRTDLTVADMRAWLRNWVSNATGQSPEKINETAPLIELGLSSRDAVAMASDIEDFAGVTLSATVAFRHPTIEALATVIVEGEPVVVDDSDGEDWSRNADVDDIAVVGLATRLPGDMNTPEETWRKLLEGFDAITDLPEGRWSEFLEEPRVAERVAKARTRGGYLSDIKGFDAEFFALSKMEADNIDPQQRMALELTWEALEHARIPASALRGESVAVYLGSSNADYQNLALSDPSITHPYAITGNASSIIANRVSYFFDFRGPSVAIDTACSSSLVAVHQAVQALRNGEADVAVAGGVNALITPLVTVGFDEVGGVLSPDGRIKSFSSDADGYARSEGGGVLVLKRVDDARRDGDQILAVIAGSAVNHDGRSNGLLAPNPDAQAAVLRKAYKNAGIDPRTVDYIEAHGTGTILGDPIEAEALGRVVGRGRAADKPALLGAVKSNVGHLESAAGAASLAKVVLALQHDKIPPSINYAGPNPYIDFAGSRLKVADTVSDWPRYGGYAVAGVSGFGFGGANAHLVVREVLPRDVIEREPQPQEPAAPEQQAEEAAEHESPRFDEYGEFIAPEGAHGYGDEPEYELPGLTDEALRLRDEALAELAAEEPVQPLIPLAISAFLTSRKKAAAAELADWIDSEEGRATPLTSIGRALSRRNHGRSRAVVLAHDHDEAVAGLRAVAEGKQKPNVYSADGPVTNGPVWVMAGFGAQHRKMGKNLYLRNPVFAEWIEKVDALVQDERGYSVLELILDDSHEYGIETSNIAIFAIQIALGEMLKHHGARPTAVIGQSLGEPASAYFSGGLSLADATRVICSRAHLMGEGEAMLFGEYIRFMALVEYSAEELKTVFADFPGLEVCVYAAPSQTVIGGPPEQIDEIVARAESEGRFARKLQTKGAGHTSQMDPLLGEFSAELQGIEPRTPNIAIFSTVHEGSYLKPGGTPIHDVDYWKKGMRHSVYFTHGVRNAVDNGYTTFLELAPNPVALMQVGLTTADAGLHDAQLIATLARKQDDVDAMTMAMAQLYVYGHDLDFRTLFPREEQGPISPAEFANIPPTHFRRKPYWLDARFSGDATGVMPGSHVATPDGRHVFEYAGRGETDLAALVKAAAAAVLPDATLVASEQRAVPAEGSRLVTTLTRHPGGAAVQVHARIGESFTLVYDALVSRGGAAAVLPVAVGAGTAVAESATTSVAPVEEQVDDAEILRDNLTAGAGLAASFAKWSPESGETIADRLGAIVGGAMGYEPEDLPWEVPLIELGLDSLMAVRIKNRVEYDFDLPPIQLTAVRDANLYNVEEMIRYAIEHREEVEALHEHQKTQTADEIAAEQAAILAAAKAAESAEAAPAPVAEPAATPPPSDIPIPPPPTNPAGPAVPPPPTDPSGPGANSGVSTKTAAAAAAKVLTQEAVTEALGADVPPRDAAERVTFATWAIVTGKSPGGIFNELPALDDEVAEKLAARLSERAEGIITVDDVTTATTIEGLATVVRDQLEEGVVDGFVRTLRAPKEGSPSLPLFVFHPAGGSTVVYEPLMKRLPADTPIYGFERVEGSIEERAAEYVPKLLELHSGPFLLAGWSLGGALAYACAIGLKQAGADVRFVGLIDLVLPGEPIDQSKEGMRARWDRYARFAERTFNVEVPEIPYEELEKLDDEGQVKFVLEVVAQSGVQIPGGIIEHQRTSYLDNRALDTIEIQPYDGHVTLYMADRYHDDAIVFEPAYATRKPDGGWGEYISDLEIVHIGGEHIQAIDEPYIAKVGAHMSEAISRIQAGSESA, translated from the coding sequence ATGACCGGCGACGGCGACGACGCAATCCTGCGCGGCACCAGCCGCACCGACCTGACCGTCGCCGACATGCGGGCCTGGCTGCGCAACTGGGTGTCCAACGCCACCGGCCAGTCGCCGGAGAAGATCAACGAGACGGCACCGCTGATCGAGCTGGGGCTGTCCTCGCGCGACGCGGTGGCGATGGCGTCGGACATCGAGGACTTCGCCGGCGTGACGTTGTCGGCGACGGTGGCGTTCCGGCACCCGACAATCGAGGCGCTGGCCACGGTGATCGTCGAGGGCGAGCCGGTGGTTGTCGACGATTCCGACGGCGAGGACTGGTCGCGCAACGCCGACGTCGACGACATCGCGGTGGTGGGTCTGGCCACCCGCCTCCCGGGCGACATGAACACCCCGGAGGAGACCTGGCGCAAGCTGCTGGAGGGCTTCGACGCGATCACCGACCTGCCCGAGGGCCGCTGGTCGGAGTTCCTGGAGGAGCCCCGGGTCGCCGAGCGAGTCGCCAAGGCGCGCACCCGCGGCGGCTACCTGTCCGACATCAAGGGTTTCGACGCCGAGTTCTTCGCGCTGTCGAAGATGGAAGCCGACAACATCGACCCCCAGCAGCGGATGGCGCTGGAACTGACCTGGGAAGCCCTGGAGCACGCCCGCATTCCGGCGTCGGCGCTGCGCGGTGAATCCGTGGCGGTGTACCTGGGCTCGTCGAACGCCGACTACCAGAATCTGGCGCTGTCGGACCCGAGCATCACCCACCCGTATGCCATCACCGGCAACGCGAGTTCGATCATCGCCAACCGGGTGAGCTACTTCTTCGACTTCCGCGGCCCCTCGGTGGCCATCGACACCGCCTGCTCGTCGTCGCTGGTGGCGGTGCACCAGGCTGTGCAGGCGTTGCGCAACGGTGAGGCCGACGTGGCGGTGGCCGGCGGGGTCAACGCGCTGATCACCCCGCTGGTGACAGTCGGTTTCGACGAGGTCGGCGGGGTGCTCTCGCCCGATGGCCGGATCAAGTCGTTCTCGTCGGACGCCGACGGCTACGCCCGTTCCGAGGGTGGCGGCGTACTGGTGCTCAAGCGGGTGGACGACGCGCGCCGCGACGGCGACCAGATTCTGGCGGTGATCGCCGGGTCTGCGGTCAACCACGACGGCCGCTCCAACGGTCTGCTCGCCCCCAACCCCGATGCCCAGGCCGCCGTGCTGCGCAAGGCGTACAAGAACGCCGGGATCGACCCGCGCACCGTTGACTACATCGAGGCGCACGGCACCGGGACCATCCTGGGTGACCCGATCGAGGCCGAGGCGTTGGGCCGCGTGGTCGGCCGCGGCCGCGCCGCCGACAAGCCCGCACTGCTGGGGGCGGTGAAATCCAATGTCGGACACCTGGAGTCGGCTGCCGGGGCTGCCAGCCTGGCCAAGGTCGTGCTGGCCCTGCAGCACGACAAGATCCCGCCGTCGATCAACTACGCGGGCCCGAACCCCTACATCGACTTCGCCGGCAGCCGCCTGAAGGTCGCCGACACCGTCTCCGATTGGCCGCGCTACGGCGGCTATGCGGTGGCCGGTGTCTCCGGCTTCGGATTCGGTGGCGCCAACGCCCACCTGGTGGTGCGCGAGGTGCTGCCGCGTGACGTGATCGAACGCGAACCGCAGCCCCAAGAGCCTGCCGCCCCAGAGCAGCAGGCCGAAGAGGCCGCCGAGCACGAGTCGCCCCGCTTCGACGAGTACGGCGAGTTCATCGCCCCCGAGGGTGCGCACGGCTACGGCGACGAGCCCGAGTACGAACTGCCGGGCCTGACTGATGAGGCATTGCGCCTGCGGGATGAGGCGCTGGCCGAACTGGCCGCCGAAGAACCCGTGCAACCCTTGATCCCCCTGGCGATCTCGGCGTTCCTGACCTCCCGCAAGAAGGCCGCCGCGGCCGAGTTGGCCGACTGGATCGACAGCGAAGAGGGCCGGGCCACGCCGCTGACATCCATCGGCCGCGCACTGTCGCGGCGCAACCACGGCCGGTCGCGGGCTGTGGTCTTGGCCCACGATCACGATGAGGCCGTCGCCGGCCTGCGCGCCGTCGCCGAGGGCAAGCAGAAGCCCAACGTCTACTCCGCCGACGGCCCGGTCACCAACGGGCCGGTGTGGGTGATGGCCGGCTTCGGCGCCCAGCACCGCAAGATGGGCAAGAACCTCTACCTGCGCAATCCGGTGTTCGCCGAGTGGATCGAGAAGGTCGACGCCCTGGTCCAGGACGAGCGCGGCTACTCGGTGCTGGAACTGATCCTCGACGACTCGCACGAGTACGGCATCGAGACCTCCAACATCGCCATTTTCGCCATCCAGATCGCGCTCGGCGAGATGCTCAAGCATCACGGGGCGCGCCCGACCGCCGTCATCGGTCAGTCGCTGGGTGAACCGGCCTCGGCCTACTTCTCCGGCGGCCTGTCACTGGCCGACGCCACCCGGGTGATCTGCTCGCGCGCGCACCTGATGGGTGAGGGCGAAGCGATGCTGTTCGGCGAGTACATCCGGTTCATGGCGCTCGTGGAGTACTCCGCCGAGGAGCTCAAGACGGTATTCGCCGACTTCCCGGGCCTGGAGGTGTGCGTCTACGCCGCCCCGAGCCAGACCGTGATCGGCGGTCCGCCCGAGCAGATCGATGAGATCGTCGCCCGCGCCGAGTCCGAGGGCCGCTTTGCTCGCAAGCTGCAGACCAAGGGCGCCGGCCACACGTCGCAGATGGACCCGTTGCTCGGCGAGTTCTCCGCCGAGCTGCAGGGCATCGAGCCGCGCACGCCGAACATCGCCATCTTCTCGACGGTGCATGAGGGCAGCTACCTCAAGCCCGGCGGTACACCGATCCACGACGTGGACTACTGGAAGAAGGGGATGCGGCACAGCGTCTACTTCACCCACGGTGTCCGCAACGCCGTCGACAATGGCTACACCACCTTCTTGGAGCTGGCGCCCAACCCGGTCGCCCTGATGCAGGTGGGTCTGACCACCGCCGACGCCGGATTGCACGACGCGCAGCTGATCGCGACGCTGGCCCGCAAGCAAGACGACGTCGACGCGATGACCATGGCGATGGCGCAGCTCTACGTCTACGGCCACGACCTCGACTTCCGGACGTTGTTCCCGCGCGAGGAGCAGGGGCCGATCAGTCCGGCGGAGTTCGCCAACATCCCCCCGACCCACTTCCGGCGCAAGCCGTACTGGCTCGACGCCCGCTTCTCCGGCGACGCCACCGGTGTCATGCCCGGCTCGCACGTCGCGACACCGGACGGCCGGCACGTCTTCGAGTACGCCGGTCGCGGTGAGACCGACCTGGCTGCCCTGGTGAAAGCCGCAGCGGCAGCGGTGCTTCCGGATGCGACACTGGTGGCCAGTGAGCAGCGTGCGGTCCCGGCCGAGGGCTCTCGGCTGGTGACCACGCTGACCCGGCACCCCGGTGGCGCAGCAGTGCAGGTGCACGCACGCATCGGCGAATCGTTCACGCTGGTCTACGACGCGCTGGTGTCCCGCGGCGGCGCAGCCGCGGTGTTGCCGGTCGCCGTCGGCGCGGGCACCGCAGTGGCCGAGTCGGCTACGACTTCGGTTGCGCCGGTTGAGGAACAGGTCGACGACGCGGAGATCCTGCGCGACAACCTGACCGCCGGCGCCGGCCTAGCCGCGAGCTTCGCCAAATGGTCGCCGGAATCCGGTGAGACCATTGCCGACCGGTTGGGCGCGATCGTCGGCGGTGCGATGGGCTACGAGCCCGAGGACCTGCCGTGGGAGGTACCGCTGATCGAGCTGGGTCTGGATTCGCTGATGGCTGTGCGAATCAAGAACCGGGTCGAATACGACTTCGACCTGCCGCCGATCCAGCTGACGGCGGTGCGCGACGCGAACCTCTACAACGTCGAGGAAATGATTCGCTACGCCATCGAGCACCGCGAAGAGGTCGAGGCGCTGCACGAGCACCAGAAGACCCAAACCGCTGACGAGATCGCCGCCGAGCAGGCCGCGATCCTGGCGGCGGCCAAGGCAGCCGAGTCGGCGGAAGCTGCGCCGGCTCCGGTGGCCGAGCCCGCGGCCACCCCACCGCCGTCGGACATCCCGATCCCGCCGCCGCCGACCAACCCGGCGGGGCCTGCTGTTCCGCCGCCGCCCACCGACCCGTCGGGCCCGGGGGCCAACAGCGGCGTGAGCACCAAGACTGCTGCCGCTGCGGCTGCCAAGGTGCTAACCCAGGAGGCGGTGACCGAGGCGCTGGGCGCCGACGTGCCACCGCGTGACGCCGCTGAGCGGGTCACGTTCGCCACCTGGGCGATCGTCACCGGGAAGTCGCCGGGCGGCATCTTCAACGAATTGCCCGCGCTGGACGATGAAGTGGCCGAGAAGCTCGCCGCACGGCTGTCGGAGCGGGCTGAGGGAATCATCACCGTCGACGACGTCACGACGGCCACCACCATCGAGGGCCTGGCGACCGTCGTGCGCGACCAACTCGAGGAAGGGGTGGTGGACGGTTTCGTCCGCACCCTGCGGGCGCCAAAGGAAGGCTCGCCGAGTCTGCCGCTGTTCGTGTTCCACCCGGCGGGCGGTTCGACCGTGGTCTACGAGCCGCTGATGAAGCGGCTGCCGGCCGACACCCCGATCTACGGCTTCGAACGGGTGGAGGGCTCCATAGAAGAGCGCGCCGCCGAGTACGTGCCCAAGCTGCTGGAGTTGCACTCCGGTCCGTTCCTTCTGGCGGGCTGGTCGCTGGGCGGGGCGCTGGCCTACGCCTGTGCGATCGGGCTCAAGCAGGCCGGCGCCGACGTGCGTTTCGTCGGGCTGATCGACCTGGTGCTGCCGGGTGAGCCGATCGATCAGAGCAAGGAAGGCATGCGGGCCCGCTGGGACCGCTACGCCCGGTTCGCCGAGCGCACCTTCAATGTCGAGGTTCCCGAGATTCCCTACGAGGAACTGGAGAAGCTCGACGATGAGGGCCAGGTCAAGTTCGTCCTCGAGGTCGTCGCGCAGAGTGGCGTGCAGATCCCGGGCGGGATCATCGAGCACCAGCGCACGTCATACCTGGACAACCGCGCGCTGGACACCATCGAGATCCAGCCGTACGACGGTCACGTCACCCTGTACATGGCCGACCGCTACCACGATGACGCCATCGTGTTCGAGCCCGCCTACGCGACCCGCAAGCCCGACGGAGGCTGGGGCGAGTACATCTCTGACCTGGAGATCGTGCACATCGGGGGTGAGCACATTCAGGCCATCGATGAGCCATACATTGCCAAGGTGGGCGCCCACATGAGTGAGGCGATCAGCCGCATCCAAGCCGGGAGCGAGAGCGCGTGA
- the fadD32 gene encoding long-chain-fatty-acid--AMP ligase FadD32 — MAPVTQAAYHNPFVKDGKIRFPDNANLVKTVERWAALRGEKVAYRFLDYSTERDGVARELSWSEFGARNRALGARLQQVTQPGDRIAILCPQNLDYLVSFFGIMYSGRIAVPLFDPSEPGHVGRLHAVLDDCTPSAVLTTSDSAEGVRKFFRSRPANARPRVIAVDAVPVEVGSTWEMPEVTRDSIAYLQYTSGSTRTPTGVKITHLNLPTNVVQLLDSLKGREGDRGVTWLPFFHDMGLVTILLSCVMGQQFTFMTPAAFVRRPYRWIKEMARKEGDTGECFSVAPNFAFEHAAARGLPKEGDPPLDLSNVRAILNGSEPVSAASVRRFNEAFGPYGFREEAIKPSYGLAEATLFVSTTPPDEGPSIVYVDREELNNGNRFIEVPADAPNAVAQASAGRVSVDQWAVIVDYETGAELPDGQIGEIWLQGNNMGVGYWNRDEETADTFQNVLKSRTSPSRAEGADPDGFWVRTGDYGAYYKDDLYITGRVKDLVIVDGRNHYPQDLEYSAQEASRALRAGYVAAFSVPANQLPQSAFDNPHSGLKFDPEDSSEQLVIVAERAPGAHKLDYQPIADDIRAAIAVRHGVTVRDVLLVSAGTVPRTSSGKIGRSACRAAYLDGSLRGGTTGPNAYPDEV, encoded by the coding sequence ATGGCCCCGGTAACACAGGCCGCCTACCACAACCCCTTTGTCAAGGACGGCAAGATCCGGTTCCCGGACAACGCCAACCTGGTGAAGACCGTCGAGCGCTGGGCTGCGCTTCGCGGTGAGAAGGTGGCGTACCGGTTCCTCGACTACTCCACCGAGCGCGACGGCGTGGCCCGGGAGCTGTCCTGGTCGGAATTCGGTGCCCGCAACCGCGCCCTGGGCGCCCGGCTGCAGCAGGTCACCCAGCCCGGCGACCGCATCGCGATTCTGTGCCCGCAGAACCTGGACTATCTGGTGTCGTTCTTCGGGATCATGTACTCCGGCCGCATCGCGGTGCCGCTGTTCGACCCGAGCGAACCCGGTCACGTGGGCCGGCTGCACGCGGTGCTCGACGACTGCACCCCCTCGGCGGTGCTCACCACCAGCGACTCGGCCGAGGGCGTTCGGAAGTTCTTCCGCAGCCGCCCGGCCAATGCCCGCCCGCGCGTGATCGCGGTCGACGCGGTGCCGGTCGAGGTCGGCTCGACGTGGGAGATGCCCGAAGTCACCCGTGACTCCATCGCCTACCTGCAGTACACCTCCGGGTCCACGCGCACGCCCACCGGCGTGAAGATCACCCACCTGAACCTGCCGACCAACGTCGTCCAGCTGCTGGACTCGCTCAAGGGGCGCGAGGGCGACCGCGGTGTGACCTGGCTGCCGTTCTTCCACGACATGGGCCTGGTCACCATCTTGCTGTCGTGTGTCATGGGCCAGCAGTTCACCTTCATGACACCGGCCGCCTTCGTCCGCCGGCCCTACCGGTGGATCAAGGAGATGGCCCGCAAGGAGGGCGACACCGGAGAGTGCTTCTCGGTGGCCCCCAACTTCGCCTTCGAGCACGCCGCCGCCCGCGGCCTGCCCAAGGAGGGCGACCCGCCGCTGGACCTGAGCAACGTCCGGGCGATCCTCAACGGCAGCGAGCCGGTGTCCGCAGCGTCGGTGCGCAGGTTCAACGAGGCGTTCGGTCCGTACGGCTTCCGCGAGGAGGCGATCAAGCCGTCCTACGGACTGGCCGAGGCCACCCTGTTCGTGTCCACCACCCCGCCCGACGAGGGCCCGAGCATCGTCTATGTCGATCGCGAGGAGCTCAACAACGGCAACCGCTTCATCGAGGTTCCCGCCGACGCCCCCAACGCGGTCGCCCAGGCTTCGGCCGGCCGGGTCTCGGTGGACCAGTGGGCGGTGATCGTCGACTACGAGACCGGCGCCGAGCTGCCCGACGGCCAGATCGGTGAGATCTGGCTGCAGGGCAACAACATGGGCGTCGGTTACTGGAACCGTGATGAGGAGACGGCCGATACGTTCCAGAACGTGCTCAAGTCGCGGACCAGCCCCTCGCGCGCCGAGGGAGCCGACCCGGACGGCTTCTGGGTGCGCACCGGCGACTACGGCGCCTACTACAAGGACGACCTCTACATCACCGGCCGCGTCAAGGACCTGGTGATCGTCGACGGCCGCAACCACTACCCGCAGGACCTCGAGTACTCCGCCCAGGAGGCCAGCCGCGCGTTGCGGGCCGGCTATGTGGCGGCGTTCTCGGTGCCGGCCAACCAGTTGCCGCAGTCCGCGTTCGACAACCCGCATTCCGGGCTGAAGTTTGACCCCGAGGACAGCTCCGAACAGCTGGTGATCGTGGCCGAGCGCGCCCCGGGCGCCCACAAGCTGGACTACCAGCCCATCGCCGACGACATCCGCGCCGCCATCGCGGTGCGCCACGGGGTGACCGTGCGCGACGTGCTGTTGGTGTCGGCGGGCACCGTGCCCCGGACGTCCAGCGGCAAGATCGGTCGCAGTGCCTGCCGGGCCGCCTATCTCGACGGCAGCCTGCGTGGCGGCACGACCGGCCCAAACGCCTACCCCGACGAGGTCTAA